gggggctagcatggcaaaagtaactatgcagtaaagtaagaagacggcagaagggtacctcggatttgttggatctggttgaccatggcaacctcggcgtcccggctcttgtggacttggctgatgtagccagagacgagctctccaatgctcaagtcggcgtagccggagaggtccaggttcacccggtggggctgcagtaactcccccttcgcggagcacttggccaacgcggtcggtctccccggctcaacgaattccgtccgggtgattaccacgtccgggtcgtctgttggtggggttgagccggaggcctccaggttaaccgacgcttcggtcattgtcttggtagtcggggcaggggcttcaggcgccgtgtccattggaatggtggcttcgggggcggaggtagctggcggctcttgagccgtcgcctccgggtcaggcaagtctggcactccggctgatctggttttctttgctcttttggtgagctttgcctgggcactgaaaagatagaagtgttaggcacacaaagagtaagtacagacagataatgtaaggagattgttattacccgggtgcagtcttgaaggccggcagacttgactgcatggagtcacccgaagagggggaggtctcctgataattggagtcagaagagttgagtggctgacggataacacccgccaacggatgaaaagggtacaggtgagaaaaaacctcagt
This genomic window from Aegilops tauschii subsp. strangulata cultivar AL8/78 chromosome 4, Aet v6.0, whole genome shotgun sequence contains:
- the LOC141021305 gene encoding uncharacterized protein; the encoded protein is MSLSSDSEPLPQLKVRRVTRKVSFSHPLAHQDPQFLLKQQVHESRRHTRARKDTDLSAGLPDATRKRRTEVFSHLYPFHPLAGVIRQPLNSSDSNYQETSPSSGDSMQSSLPAFKTAPGAQAKLTKRAKKTRSAGVPDLPDPEATAQEPPATSAPEATIPMDTAPEAPAPTTKTMTEASVNLEASGSTPPTDDPDVVITRTEFVEPGRPTALAKCSAKGELLQPHRVNLDLSGYADLSIGELVSGYISQVHKSRDAEVAMVNQIQQIRDGTHEAGRAPHDGHWCLGITCGAS